The following coding sequences are from one Mycoplasma tullyi window:
- a CDS encoding ABC transporter ATP-binding protein, with the protein MENSKSTLEIQIDNYQNKHEEYSKHKNETPAIVINNLVVDFGETLALDNVSFEVQKGKLVTFLGPSGCGKTTTLNAIAGLLTPTSGQILFSGYDVTDKSPKDRKLGLVFQNYALYPHLTVYENIAFPLYNDEAWKKKATFKSLMSLTRAECIVFKANGATQEEIDAWNKSGENRYYIPIQMRMDCDNKEINLNKKLRELNSQKRLLGVKKHIEISRLSKDVAEKLSEAKKTNNKQASEQLKKDYQKEVVEIKNKYKKLILDNKQEIIKEKQLIKNSSDLVEIRKLKSQMFKIDRELATIYKNLRQKLVEKYSLDLSKLSPEQKTEYDLQMKNNISLKEAVNQAVLEVANRVEITKNLAKFPTKLSGGQQQRVAIARSIVRHPKILLMDEPLSNLDAKLRVQTRQWIRSIQSDLHITTIFVTHDQEEAMSISDEIVCMSNGLIQQIGTPTELFNKPKNEFVAKFLGLPEMNILTCELKNNKIYFNNNVISESNLINDYPEIRVGFRDDNIVMKSDGINKATIKQIENLGKTTVAKCEFYDQLINVKLNHPNYQIGDVINFDIDHNKLHYFDAKTTNRI; encoded by the coding sequence ATGGAAAATTCTAAATCAACATTAGAAATACAGATAGACAATTATCAAAATAAGCACGAAGAATATTCAAAACACAAAAATGAAACACCAGCGATCGTAATTAACAATCTGGTTGTGGATTTTGGTGAAACATTAGCGTTAGATAATGTTTCTTTTGAAGTTCAAAAAGGAAAACTGGTTACCTTCTTAGGACCAAGTGGCTGTGGTAAAACCACAACTCTTAATGCAATTGCAGGATTGTTAACACCAACCAGTGGGCAAATCTTATTCTCTGGATATGATGTGACCGATAAAAGCCCTAAGGATCGTAAACTGGGATTGGTTTTCCAAAACTATGCGTTATATCCTCATTTAACTGTTTATGAAAATATCGCTTTTCCACTTTACAATGATGAAGCATGAAAGAAAAAAGCAACATTTAAATCTTTAATGTCTTTAACTCGTGCTGAGTGTATTGTTTTCAAAGCTAACGGAGCAACACAAGAAGAGATAGACGCTTGAAACAAATCTGGCGAGAATCGTTATTACATTCCGATTCAAATGCGAATGGATTGCGATAACAAAGAGATTAATCTAAATAAAAAGCTAAGAGAATTAAATTCGCAAAAACGTTTACTAGGAGTTAAGAAACACATTGAAATTTCAAGACTATCTAAAGATGTAGCTGAGAAGTTAAGTGAAGCTAAGAAAACTAACAATAAACAAGCAAGTGAACAACTAAAAAAAGATTATCAAAAAGAAGTTGTTGAAATCAAAAACAAATACAAGAAATTAATTCTTGATAATAAGCAAGAAATCATAAAAGAAAAACAACTAATTAAGAACTCTTCTGATCTAGTTGAAATTAGAAAACTTAAATCGCAAATGTTTAAAATTGACCGCGAATTAGCGACAATTTACAAAAACCTAAGACAAAAACTAGTTGAAAAATATTCGTTAGATTTAAGCAAGTTATCACCTGAACAAAAAACCGAATATGACCTGCAAATGAAAAATAATATTTCATTAAAAGAAGCGGTTAATCAAGCAGTTTTAGAAGTTGCAAACAGAGTAGAAATTACCAAAAATTTAGCTAAATTTCCAACCAAGCTTTCAGGTGGTCAACAACAACGTGTTGCCATTGCAAGAAGTATTGTTCGTCATCCTAAAATCTTATTGATGGATGAGCCACTATCTAACTTAGATGCTAAATTAAGAGTTCAAACCAGACAATGAATTCGTTCAATACAATCTGATCTACATATTACAACCATTTTTGTTACCCACGACCAAGAAGAAGCTATGTCAATTTCAGATGAAATTGTATGTATGTCTAATGGTTTGATTCAACAAATTGGAACACCTACAGAATTATTTAATAAACCTAAAAACGAATTTGTTGCCAAATTCTTAGGTTTACCTGAAATGAACATCCTAACTTGTGAACTAAAAAACAACAAGATTTACTTTAACAATAATGTTATTTCTGAATCTAACCTAATAAACGATTATCCTGAAATTCGTGTTGGATTTAGAGATGACAACATTGTGATGAAATCAGATGGAATTAACAAAGCAACAATCAAGCAGATCGAAAATCTAGGGAAAACTACAGTTGCTAAATGTGAGTTTTATGATCAATTAATTAACGTTAAATTAAACCACCCAAATTATCAAATTGGTGACGTAATTAATTTTGATATTGATCACAATAAACTGCATTACTTTGATGCAAAAACAACCAACAGGATCTAA
- the secA gene encoding preprotein translocase subunit SecA, which yields MLINWFKLISPKNRILKRATQAAKQIDTYKDEMRALSDEQLFNKTEYFINELKNNKTTDDILVEAFAVIREAVYRETGNFAYPVQLIGAYVVHQGDFSEMMTGEGKTLTLVLAAYLNMLEKKGVHIVTVNEYLAERDAEQARRIFARLNLTVGCNKSNLAPHLKKEAFDCDLTYTTNSELGFDYLRDNMVRNYKDKKIRGLHFAIVDEGDSILIDEARTPLIISGQPKKDFRLYFDADKFVETLSESDYKIDPESRSPSLTDKGITKAEKHFKLNNLFDLENSDLFHKIGNALTARKIFQNGKEYIVREDKILIVDQFTGRILDGRSYNGGLHQAVQAKERVPIEAENVVVATVTYQSFFRMYKKLAAVSGTALTEAEEFLKIYNMVVVPVPTNRPVIRKDHPDFMFGNLKTKWEAVTNEIEKIHKTGQPILVGTGSVEDSETLHQMLLERNIIHEVLNAKNHAREAQIVAKAGEVGAVTISTNMAGRGTDIKLGQGVKELGGLYVIGTERHESRRIDNQLRGRSGRQGDIGESRFFISFGDPLFKRFAQDRILKAQEKLTSDYFDSKFFSRFLTMTQKKVESVNFDMRKNLIDYDHVLANQRELIYKQRDKILIASDLTEVVDRMAENFVDGFVDTFKDQANQTMVNPVELSIAVQKELLQGEEVAASQFYNQTLPAAKQTVLKLVKDAISKKIEVMTVAIANNVFRDIIIQQMDDAWIHHLDQMLKLREGVSLRSLEQTSPLNIYVEESKKLFDLMLSKIAKNVILAICSMVNPTRNVDINVEQEHRRLEALKRLEEIKKLEALQNNNNEPARVVFKFPDQNGNMIEREVPVESLIQLVDDGMVQAKVVDQPKPNLEQLKKLDLTDQVLVEAKVAEQQEQKVIQAEVIKVVEGIDPDLEQLEELDQALIEKKLAEEQVQKIVETQANEVAVESKQDLNQAPSEAKPAESSKPSTVQTEASDKPKQDSEQSDKTDRPDLTSNQAKPEEKQGSEADKPKAVEQLENNNNSASDK from the coding sequence ATGCTAATTAATTGATTTAAATTAATCTCGCCTAAAAACCGTATTTTAAAAAGAGCAACTCAAGCTGCTAAGCAAATCGACACTTATAAAGATGAGATGCGCGCTTTAAGCGATGAACAACTGTTTAATAAAACCGAATATTTTATTAACGAACTAAAGAATAACAAAACAACTGATGATATTTTAGTTGAAGCTTTTGCTGTTATTCGTGAAGCTGTTTATCGTGAAACGGGTAATTTTGCTTATCCAGTTCAATTAATCGGGGCTTATGTTGTTCACCAGGGTGACTTTAGTGAGATGATGACTGGTGAAGGTAAGACCCTTACTTTAGTACTAGCAGCGTATTTAAATATGCTTGAAAAAAAAGGTGTTCATATTGTTACGGTTAATGAATATTTAGCTGAACGTGATGCTGAACAAGCTAGAAGAATCTTTGCTAGATTAAATCTAACCGTAGGATGTAATAAATCTAACTTAGCACCTCACCTTAAAAAAGAAGCTTTTGATTGCGATCTTACTTATACAACTAACTCAGAATTAGGTTTTGATTATCTAAGAGATAATATGGTGCGTAACTACAAGGATAAAAAGATCCGTGGGTTACACTTTGCCATTGTCGATGAAGGTGATTCAATTTTAATTGATGAAGCAAGAACGCCACTTATCATCTCAGGACAACCTAAAAAAGACTTTAGGTTGTATTTTGATGCTGATAAGTTTGTTGAAACTTTAAGTGAAAGTGATTATAAGATTGATCCCGAATCTCGTAGTCCTTCGTTAACTGATAAAGGGATTACTAAGGCTGAGAAACATTTCAAACTTAACAACCTTTTTGATTTAGAAAACTCTGATCTATTCCATAAGATTGGTAATGCACTAACCGCTAGAAAGATCTTTCAAAACGGAAAAGAATACATTGTTAGAGAAGATAAGATTCTAATCGTTGACCAATTTACGGGAAGAATTCTAGATGGTCGAAGTTATAACGGTGGTTTACACCAAGCAGTTCAAGCTAAAGAACGTGTTCCGATTGAAGCTGAAAATGTTGTGGTGGCAACTGTTACTTATCAATCGTTCTTTAGAATGTATAAAAAGTTAGCAGCAGTATCAGGTACTGCTTTAACTGAAGCTGAAGAATTCTTAAAAATCTATAACATGGTAGTTGTACCAGTACCAACTAACCGTCCAGTAATTCGTAAGGATCACCCTGACTTCATGTTTGGTAATTTAAAAACCAAATGAGAAGCTGTAACTAACGAAATTGAAAAGATTCATAAAACCGGTCAACCAATCTTAGTAGGTACAGGTAGTGTGGAAGATTCTGAAACACTACACCAAATGTTATTAGAAAGAAACATCATCCACGAAGTGTTAAACGCTAAAAACCACGCTCGTGAAGCGCAAATTGTTGCTAAAGCTGGTGAAGTTGGTGCAGTAACGATTTCAACTAACATGGCTGGTCGTGGTACTGACATTAAACTTGGTCAAGGTGTTAAAGAACTAGGTGGACTATATGTAATTGGTACAGAACGTCACGAATCTCGTAGAATTGATAACCAATTACGTGGACGTAGTGGACGTCAAGGTGATATTGGAGAAAGCCGTTTCTTCATTAGTTTTGGTGACCCGTTATTCAAACGTTTTGCTCAAGATCGCATTCTTAAAGCTCAAGAAAAACTAACTTCAGATTATTTTGACTCTAAGTTCTTTTCAAGATTCTTAACAATGACGCAAAAGAAAGTTGAATCTGTCAACTTTGATATGCGTAAAAACTTAATCGATTATGACCACGTGTTGGCTAACCAACGTGAATTAATCTATAAGCAACGTGATAAGATTCTGATCGCTTCAGATTTAACTGAAGTAGTTGATCGAATGGCTGAAAACTTTGTCGATGGTTTTGTAGACACATTTAAAGATCAAGCGAACCAAACAATGGTTAATCCAGTTGAGTTATCTATTGCTGTTCAAAAAGAACTTCTTCAAGGTGAAGAAGTAGCAGCTTCACAATTCTATAACCAAACATTACCAGCTGCTAAACAAACCGTTTTAAAGCTAGTTAAAGACGCAATCTCTAAAAAGATTGAAGTGATGACTGTAGCAATCGCTAATAATGTATTTAGAGATATCATCATCCAACAAATGGACGATGCTTGAATTCATCACTTAGATCAGATGCTAAAACTTCGTGAAGGGGTATCATTACGTTCGTTAGAACAAACTTCACCATTAAACATCTATGTTGAAGAATCTAAGAAGTTATTTGATCTAATGTTAAGCAAAATTGCTAAAAATGTGATTTTAGCAATTTGTTCTATGGTTAATCCAACAAGAAACGTTGATATTAATGTTGAACAAGAACATAGACGCCTAGAAGCGTTAAAACGACTTGAAGAGATTAAGAAGTTAGAAGCTTTACAAAACAACAATAACGAACCAGCTCGGGTTGTGTTTAAATTCCCTGATCAAAACGGTAATATGATCGAACGTGAAGTTCCTGTTGAAAGTTTAATTCAGCTTGTTGATGATGGAATGGTTCAAGCAAAAGTAGTAGATCAACCTAAACCAAACCTTGAACAACTTAAAAAACTTGATCTAACGGATCAAGTTCTAGTTGAAGCTAAGGTAGCAGAACAACAAGAGCAAAAGGTTATTCAGGCTGAAGTTATAAAAGTTGTAGAAGGGATTGATCCCGATCTTGAGCAACTTGAAGAATTAGATCAAGCTTTGATTGAAAAGAAGTTAGCAGAAGAACAAGTTCAAAAGATTGTTGAAACTCAAGCCAATGAAGTGGCAGTTGAGTCTAAGCAAGATCTAAACCAAGCTCCAAGTGAAGCTAAACCAGCTGAATCATCTAAACCATCTACAGTTCAAACAGAAGCATCAGATAAACCTAAGCAAGATTCTGAACAATCTGATAAAACAGATCGACCAGATCTAACTTCAAACCAAGCTAAACCAGAAGAAAAACAAGGTTCAGAGGCAGACAAACCAAAAGCTGTTGAACAACTTGAAAACAACAACAATTCAGCTTCTGATAAATAA
- a CDS encoding DHH family phosphoesterase, which produces MVKGNILQAVQIIEKYDYIVIFHHIRPDGDCLGSQFGLKELIETNYPNKEVKVVGDKKDSFPFLEMNHDHIDNEWFKNKKVLGIVVDANFKERIESRSLIDDQLFDAILRIDHHPNEDDLDAKAFFIDSSYIAAAEQVADIAYQSKWKVTPKAANYLYLGIYTDSGRFLFKNTSARTYMLASFLADANADLFYINQNLTKVSLKDLKFQQYVFANYKTKGQVIYFICSKDVQKELDRTSFECARVNMLSNIEDFRIWLFFIEEDDNKWRIEFRSNGPSVRTVALKWGGGGHEMASGAMIDGEENIIKVVNDCSEQIKSFLAQ; this is translated from the coding sequence ATGGTAAAAGGTAATATTTTACAAGCAGTACAAATTATTGAAAAATACGATTATATCGTTATTTTTCATCATATTAGACCAGATGGAGATTGTTTAGGTTCTCAATTTGGTTTGAAGGAATTAATTGAAACGAATTATCCAAATAAAGAAGTAAAAGTTGTCGGGGATAAAAAGGATAGTTTTCCTTTCTTAGAAATGAATCATGATCATATTGATAATGAATGATTCAAAAATAAAAAAGTTTTAGGAATTGTAGTTGATGCTAACTTTAAAGAAAGAATTGAATCTAGATCTTTAATTGATGATCAACTATTTGATGCAATCTTAAGAATTGATCATCACCCAAATGAAGATGATCTAGATGCTAAAGCGTTCTTTATTGATTCAAGTTATATAGCAGCCGCTGAACAAGTAGCAGACATTGCATACCAATCTAAATGAAAAGTTACTCCTAAAGCAGCCAACTATCTTTATTTAGGAATATACACTGATTCAGGTAGATTCTTATTTAAAAATACGTCAGCTAGAACATACATGTTAGCTAGTTTTTTAGCAGATGCTAATGCTGATTTGTTCTATATTAATCAGAATCTAACTAAAGTTAGTCTTAAAGACCTTAAATTTCAACAATATGTATTTGCAAACTATAAGACAAAAGGTCAAGTAATTTACTTTATATGTTCAAAAGATGTGCAAAAAGAACTTGATCGAACGTCTTTTGAATGTGCGAGAGTTAATATGTTGTCTAATATTGAAGACTTTAGAATTTGATTATTCTTTATTGAAGAAGACGATAACAAATGAAGAATCGAGTTTAGATCTAACGGTCCTTCTGTTAGAACAGTAGCTCTTAAATGAGGTGGCGGTGGCCATGAAATGGCTTCTGGAGCAATGATTGATGGAGAAGAAAATATCATTAAAGTAGTTAATGATTGTTCTGAGCAAATCAAATCATTTTTAGCACAGTAA
- a CDS encoding carbohydrate ABC transporter permease, translating to MFFNWLLKKRQQKKNTELGILDKRVKVWVPLALLFPSFIAIFLFTILPFLMVIEKAFTPLTDIFNLNSGMFGFKNFELLFQSRPFVIGLRNSFLYSIISLPVTLLISLIISSGIVFVYNKVARGFWQTIFFLPYVTSSVAISIAFIYILDSSTGVLNAIIDKNIPWLTSGEIDGYKALFGILIYGVWRNLAFNVLILSMAMLSVDKTLYKAASIDSASPIKQFFKITLPSIKKSINFLLTLGILGGLQVFPLAIFSNNPDAAISNGASTVLIFIFRSIRAADYGIAGAATIVLFILGTLYGLFLRNTVNLFDAIIYKVKIRNVRIKAKI from the coding sequence ATGTTTTTTAACTGATTATTAAAGAAAAGACAACAAAAGAAGAATACAGAATTAGGTATCTTAGATAAAAGGGTTAAGGTGTGAGTACCCTTAGCATTATTATTTCCTAGTTTTATTGCGATCTTTTTATTTACGATTCTGCCATTCTTAATGGTAATTGAAAAAGCGTTTACCCCTTTAACAGATATCTTTAATCTAAACTCTGGAATGTTTGGATTTAAAAACTTCGAATTATTATTCCAAAGTCGTCCATTTGTTATTGGGTTAAGAAATTCGTTTTTATACTCAATAATTTCATTACCAGTAACATTATTAATTTCATTAATAATTTCGTCAGGAATCGTTTTTGTTTACAACAAAGTTGCTAGAGGTTTTTGACAAACAATTTTCTTCTTACCTTATGTTACTTCATCTGTAGCAATCTCAATCGCATTTATCTATATCTTAGATTCATCTACGGGTGTATTAAATGCGATCATTGATAAGAATATTCCTTGATTAACTTCAGGTGAGATTGATGGGTACAAAGCTTTATTTGGAATCCTAATTTACGGAGTGTGAAGAAATTTAGCTTTCAACGTATTGATTTTATCGATGGCAATGTTATCAGTTGATAAGACTTTATATAAGGCTGCTTCAATCGACAGCGCATCACCAATCAAACAATTCTTTAAAATCACCCTACCATCAATCAAGAAATCAATTAATTTCTTATTAACTTTGGGAATTTTAGGTGGATTACAAGTATTCCCACTAGCAATCTTTTCAAACAACCCAGATGCAGCCATCAGCAACGGTGCCTCAACAGTTTTAATCTTTATCTTTAGAAGTATTAGAGCTGCAGATTATGGAATAGCAGGAGCTGCTACCATCGTGTTATTTATTCTTGGAACTTTATACGGTTTATTTTTACGTAACACCGTTAACTTGTTTGACGCAATTATATATAAGGTAAAAATCAGAAATGTTCGCATTAAAGCTAAAATTTAA
- a CDS encoding P68 family surface lipoprotein, with protein MKLKSFKKVIGALGVISGASLFVASCTRASTRFDQVDDGKLVLASSFSSSSPITLSLNDVITQYNKTKPATDYPVEIFSIAGGYSGGQQTVNTKLASKDKTQFFNLIFNYPVVTAQLVRYDAALKLNKGAEPVDVSVFPEQLLQENYDILGNTDRSVYGVPFTRSTEVLVTNVPVVYQLLSQAMTNGDLKISEDPETQKLWAEWRMKAQSNLGNGNNNSRSGSRRNRRSGNGNKLTEDGTAKTVTEGQEGQTGAAGTPPAAEMPAMAEMASPAAPAAEQPTQMPVSSEFIKKLWGDYRSVDGGLKGYTFSAAALNTTTSLLDLSTRIAKSYPDNLKPVNDRKPTSPQGVIGIDSPSNYLYNATFSQVNGDKDKFMIRKTADNRAYDYNALLKNQDDRNEQLKNAFNALSPLIDANGLFLNDGGNYSSNWGKYHQLGFFLSSTSGFYQSFVSNQSFNLVFKGVDASVGTYQFPNFTSNLYAPTQEEYNAGALAAYTSSRQRWVIYKKDKLTDELKQTKTNIAITDEAHRQKAEEALSKALESMKSDLGTENNKKLIGYIGTGFELDKFDPAVKDKVYEAGNLNNRNFMSAFVLTSDVDKVAIPSEQSLQVNEADIRVAPTKFYASATKNTIITQGPSLIGIHANEKEDIQTKRFINWLIKGSVDIPATMNADGRVTNPGYKGTPLNYLVAKASYILPTREFLNDPKNESTNNPYQNIATHVFKSVLDDPTNYVPYNDAPDFRSGTFRQSLDSTLVSANSSKSNFDTFISNLDKAVPAILKQN; from the coding sequence ATGAAACTTAAGTCTTTTAAGAAAGTTATAGGTGCATTAGGAGTGATTTCTGGTGCATCTTTATTTGTTGCAAGTTGTACAAGAGCAAGTACGAGATTTGATCAAGTTGATGATGGTAAATTAGTTTTAGCGAGTTCGTTTTCTTCTTCGTCTCCAATTACTTTGTCACTAAATGATGTAATAACACAATATAACAAAACCAAACCAGCAACTGATTATCCGGTTGAAATCTTCTCAATTGCTGGTGGTTATTCTGGTGGTCAACAAACTGTTAATACAAAACTTGCTTCAAAAGATAAGACTCAGTTTTTTAATCTGATTTTCAATTATCCAGTTGTAACTGCACAATTAGTAAGATATGACGCAGCACTAAAACTTAATAAGGGTGCAGAACCTGTTGATGTTTCTGTTTTCCCAGAACAACTGTTACAAGAAAACTATGATATTTTAGGAAATACTGATCGATCGGTTTATGGAGTGCCGTTTACAAGATCTACTGAAGTGTTGGTAACTAATGTTCCTGTCGTTTATCAATTATTAAGTCAGGCGATGACTAATGGAGATTTAAAGATCTCTGAAGATCCTGAAACTCAAAAGTTATGAGCTGAATGAAGAATGAAGGCTCAAAGCAATCTTGGTAACGGTAATAACAACTCTAGATCTGGATCTAGAAGAAATAGAAGATCTGGAAATGGCAACAAATTGACCGAAGATGGCACGGCAAAGACGGTAACGGAAGGACAAGAAGGTCAAACTGGAGCGGCTGGAACGCCTCCAGCAGCTGAAATGCCTGCAATGGCTGAAATGGCTTCACCAGCAGCTCCAGCAGCTGAACAACCAACTCAAATGCCTGTTTCATCTGAGTTCATTAAAAAACTTTGAGGTGATTACAGATCAGTAGATGGTGGATTAAAAGGTTATACTTTCTCAGCAGCAGCTCTAAACACAACAACAAGCTTATTAGATTTATCTACAAGAATTGCTAAATCTTATCCTGATAACCTTAAACCTGTAAACGACCGTAAACCTACAAGTCCCCAAGGTGTTATTGGAATCGATTCTCCAAGTAACTACCTATACAATGCGACTTTCTCACAAGTAAATGGTGATAAAGATAAGTTCATGATCAGAAAAACTGCTGATAATAGAGCTTATGACTATAATGCGTTACTAAAAAACCAAGATGATCGTAACGAACAATTAAAGAACGCATTTAATGCTTTATCACCATTAATTGATGCTAATGGATTGTTCTTAAACGATGGTGGTAACTACTCATCTAACTGAGGTAAATATCACCAATTAGGATTCTTCTTAAGTTCTACTTCAGGCTTTTACCAAAGCTTTGTAAGCAATCAATCATTTAACTTAGTATTTAAAGGTGTTGATGCTTCAGTAGGTACTTACCAATTCCCTAACTTTACAAGTAATCTTTATGCGCCTACTCAAGAAGAATACAATGCAGGAGCATTAGCTGCTTATACAAGTAGTCGTCAACGTTGAGTAATCTATAAAAAAGATAAGTTAACAGATGAATTAAAACAAACTAAAACTAATATTGCCATTACTGATGAAGCTCACAGACAAAAAGCTGAAGAAGCTTTAAGTAAAGCTTTAGAATCTATGAAATCAGATCTAGGTACTGAAAACAATAAAAAATTAATTGGTTACATCGGAACTGGATTTGAACTAGATAAATTTGACCCAGCAGTTAAAGATAAAGTTTATGAAGCTGGTAATTTAAATAACCGTAACTTTATGTCTGCTTTTGTTTTAACTAGTGATGTAGATAAAGTAGCTATTCCAAGTGAACAAAGTTTACAAGTAAATGAAGCTGATATCAGAGTTGCACCAACCAAGTTCTATGCTTCAGCTACTAAAAATACGATCATTACTCAAGGTCCAAGTTTAATTGGTATTCATGCCAATGAAAAAGAAGATATCCAAACTAAACGTTTTATTAACTGATTAATTAAAGGATCTGTTGATATTCCTGCAACTATGAATGCTGATGGTAGAGTTACCAACCCAGGTTATAAAGGAACACCTTTAAATTACTTAGTAGCTAAAGCATCATACATTCTACCTACTAGAGAATTCTTAAACGATCCTAAAAACGAAAGTACTAATAATCCTTACCAAAATATTGCTACTCACGTATTCAAGTCAGTATTAGATGATCCTACTAACTACGTTCCTTACAACGATGCTCCAGACTTTAGAAGTGGAACGTTCAGACAATCTCTAGATAGTACGTTGGTTTCAGCTAATAGCTCTAAATCTAATTTTGACACCTTTATTAGTAATTTAGACAAAGCAGTTCCTGCAATCCTTAAACAAAACTAA
- a CDS encoding carbohydrate ABC transporter permease has translation MFALKLKFKNWISSLKIKKNYERVSLEIKDTTWRSIILGFVFKSLILLFFGMIIIFPFYFMIVVALAPDAQVLDQRKPILWPDSFNFVNFARVLREADYWYALLVTSFITALSVILRLFFTMTFGYAFSLKNWKFKRFFWLLYLSILILPESALLIGQFRTITLLQWNDRADPKILISLVTPYVASIFSGYMFKNAFEAIPGRIKESALIDGCSGAKYFFKVAVPLVKPTIWTVTILTSFASWNSYLWPLLLLDSQSKVFNVINLWVIRQGIDPNSDPGGQQIILTNLRMAATIVAIVPMFIVYFIFRKRIMTSVGRRGNNTIKG, from the coding sequence ATGTTCGCATTAAAGCTAAAATTTAAGAACTGGATTTCTAGTCTTAAGATTAAGAAAAACTACGAACGAGTAAGTTTAGAAATCAAAGATACTACTTGAAGAAGTATTATTCTAGGATTTGTCTTTAAGTCTTTAATCTTGTTATTCTTTGGAATGATTATTATCTTTCCATTTTATTTCATGATTGTAGTTGCTCTAGCACCAGACGCACAGGTATTAGATCAAAGAAAGCCGATCCTATGACCTGATTCATTTAATTTTGTAAATTTTGCAAGAGTACTAAGAGAAGCTGATTATTGATACGCTTTATTGGTTACTTCATTTATAACTGCGTTATCTGTAATCTTAAGATTGTTCTTTACAATGACGTTTGGTTATGCGTTTTCATTAAAGAATTGAAAATTTAAACGTTTCTTTTGATTGTTATATTTATCAATTTTGATCTTGCCAGAATCAGCACTATTAATCGGTCAATTTAGAACAATTACTTTATTACAATGAAACGATCGAGCTGATCCTAAGATCTTAATTTCATTAGTAACACCTTATGTTGCTTCAATCTTTTCAGGTTATATGTTTAAAAACGCGTTTGAAGCAATACCAGGAAGAATTAAAGAATCAGCACTAATTGATGGTTGTAGTGGTGCTAAGTATTTCTTTAAAGTAGCTGTTCCTTTAGTAAAACCAACAATCTGAACTGTAACGATTCTAACTTCGTTTGCTTCATGAAATTCTTATCTATGACCATTATTATTATTAGATAGTCAATCTAAAGTATTTAACGTGATCAACCTTTGGGTTATCCGTCAAGGAATTGATCCTAATAGTGATCCTGGTGGTCAACAGATCATCTTAACCAACTTAAGAATGGCAGCTACTATTGTAGCAATCGTACCAATGTTCATCGTTTACTTTATTTTTAGAAAACGAATTATGACTTCAGTTGGTAGACGTGGTAATAATACGATTAAAGGTTAG
- a CDS encoding thermonuclease family protein: MKFTKFLIVAGTLGISVNFVSACTNSASSIPADSKPFWENLSNQYSVTKFSDNQIKNNLQKAKLLTWRDGDTPVIQFYKADKPDELSNETSSIRIEGIDTPEKTRVTDNNVRVPSSQPELKYAEEATKFAEKTIPEGTDVYFWYSGAKSFNRLVGTIYYGFDPAKKTAINYGAQVVLNGLAIPLIKSVTSLLDQNSEIYVATRPIGIAANLAILNKLNIWSLDSDLNKSLKDVYNVRGVDSSWVSYLYPGTNNYKKYAKKGIEPNDYAQTIWPFYE; encoded by the coding sequence ATGAAATTTACTAAGTTTTTAATTGTAGCTGGAACACTAGGAATATCTGTTAACTTTGTTAGTGCTTGTACTAATAGTGCAAGCAGTATTCCAGCCGATAGTAAACCATTTTGAGAAAATTTATCTAACCAATATTCTGTTACTAAATTTAGTGATAATCAAATTAAGAACAATTTGCAAAAAGCTAAATTATTAACTTGAAGAGATGGTGATACCCCTGTAATTCAGTTTTATAAAGCTGACAAACCTGATGAATTAAGTAATGAAACTAGTTCGATAAGAATTGAAGGAATAGACACCCCTGAAAAAACAAGAGTAACTGATAATAACGTTCGAGTTCCTTCTAGTCAACCTGAACTGAAATATGCAGAAGAAGCAACTAAATTTGCTGAAAAAACAATTCCTGAAGGAACTGATGTTTACTTTTGATATTCAGGAGCTAAGAGCTTCAATCGTTTAGTGGGAACAATTTATTACGGATTTGATCCGGCTAAAAAAACAGCAATCAACTATGGGGCTCAAGTGGTATTAAACGGATTAGCGATCCCTTTAATTAAATCTGTAACTAGTTTACTTGATCAAAATTCTGAGATCTATGTTGCAACTAGACCGATTGGGATCGCAGCAAATCTAGCTATCCTTAACAAACTCAATATCTGATCACTAGATAGTGATCTGAATAAGTCACTGAAAGACGTTTATAACGTTAGAGGTGTGGATAGTAGTTGAGTAAGTTATTTATACCCAGGAACAAATAACTATAAGAAATATGCGAAAAAAGGGATCGAACCTAATGATTATGCTCAAACGATCTGACCGTTTTATGAATAA